ACCGGCAACGCCCTGGTCCGCCACCGCCTGGTGCGCAAGATATCGTTCACCGGCTCCACCGCGGCCGGACGGACAATCCAGAAACTGGCCGCCGAGAGCATGAAAACTGTCAACCTGGAGCTGGGCGGCAAGAACGCGATTATCGTGTTCGCGGATGCCGACCTGGAGCGCGCCGCCGAGGCCGCCGTGTTCAGCGCCTTTGTCAACAGCGGGCAGCTCTGTGTGGCCTGCTCCCGTCTGCTGGTGGAACAGAGCGTGGCCGAACGCTTCGAGGAAATCCTGCTCAGCAAGACCGCCCGCGTGCGGCTGGGCGACCCGCGGGAACTGTCCACCCTGGCCGGTCCGATGATCACCCGCAGCCAGTACGACACGGTGCGGGAGTATGTCCGCTCCGCACCCGCCGAGGGCTGCCGGGTCGTGGCGGGTGGAGGCAAGCCCTCCCTGCCTGCCACCCTGGAGCGGGGTTTCTGGGTCGAGCCGACAATAATCTCCGATGTCCGCCCCGGGACGCGACTGTCCGGGGAGGAAATATTCGGCCCGGTGCTGACAGTCCAGCGTTTCCGGGACGAGGCCGAGGCGGTGGCCCTGTCCAACTCCGTGGAGTATGGGCTGTCCGGTTCGGTCTGGACACGCGACAGCGCGCGGGCGCTGCGCCTGGTCAAGGCCCTGGACACGGGGATTATCTGGGTCAACAGCATGCTGAACGGCTACCCGCAGATACCTGTGCCGCCGCACAAGCTGAGCGGCACCGGGGTGGAGCTGGGGATCGAGGGCCTGATGGCCTACTGTCAGCGCAAGAGCGCGGTGGTCGCCTATGATGACCAGGCCGTGCCGGGTTGGGGACTGCGATGAGCCAGACAGGAAAAGAGGGTAAGTTGCTGAGCGCGCCGCTGGAGACACTGTCCACCCCGGCCCTGGTGCTGGACATCGAGGCCCTGGACCGGAACCTCAAGCTTATGGCCGGATATTTCTCGGTCCGCGCCTGCCGTCTGCGGCCGCATTTCAAATCGCACAAGTGCGTGGCCCTGGCGCGCCGTCAACTGGCCGCCGGCGGCGCGGTGGGCATGACCTGCGCCAAGGTCGCCGAGGC
The sequence above is drawn from the bacterium genome and encodes:
- a CDS encoding aldehyde dehydrogenase family protein translates to MELLKVGPLIDGREVFEPGAEVREVLNPATGEVIAIQSCADEACAGRAVESSRAAFESAAWRGLSAAERGNRLIKLAEVVERNAAELIELELIDTGKPLKQLREAELPLTLALIRFYAGAADKIEGRVKSTDSGSFLLSLYEPYGVVAGILPWNYPLVNAAMKLAPALAAGNTIVLKPSVETPLSTLGLARLCAEAGIPPGVVNVVTGPGGTTGNALVRHRLVRKISFTGSTAAGRTIQKLAAESMKTVNLELGGKNAIIVFADADLERAAEAAVFSAFVNSGQLCVACSRLLVEQSVAERFEEILLSKTARVRLGDPRELSTLAGPMITRSQYDTVREYVRSAPAEGCRVVAGGGKPSLPATLERGFWVEPTIISDVRPGTRLSGEEIFGPVLTVQRFRDEAEAVALSNSVEYGLSGSVWTRDSARALRLVKALDTGIIWVNSMLNGYPQIPVPPHKLSGTGVELGIEGLMAYCQRKSAVVAYDDQAVPGWGLR